GTCCCCCAGTTGAATTCCGCGGTTATCTGCGAGATGCCCTGGACCGATGTCGAGGCAACCCGCTTGACGCCGGGAATGCTTCGTATCTCGTTCTCTATCGGTCGGGAAACAAGCAGTTCCATATCTTCCGACGAAGCTCCGGCGTAATGGGTAATGATATTAACGACGGGGATATCGAGATTTGGGAAGAGGTCAACCGACATGTGCCTGGCCGAGTAAATGCCGGCAAGGGCCATGAATATGACCATGAGCACTGTTGCTATGGGATTGTTTACGACCAGGCGAAGTACGGATCGCATCAGTCCGCCACCTTATATGTCTTGTTGAAATCCTGGTAGAAGAGCTCGTATGCCCCCTGTACGACAACCTCATCCTCGGCCTTCACTCCGGACACAATCTCAACCCAGCCTCCTGCGATGATGCCGGTCTTGACTGGCTGCCTGCGGTAGCCGGAGGAACCTTTGATAAATACATAAGCCCGCTCTTCATCGTCCCGTACTATGGCGTCCTGGGGAACGGCGAGCGCTTTTTCATGTTCTGAAAGGATGATCGTTCCTGCCACTGTTTGACCAGGGCTGAGTGCTGAATCCAGATCAGGACCTTCAATCCAGACCACGGTCGCTCCTTCGGCCGTCCTCTGGGGCAGAACAGTGGTTACGGTGCCCTGAATCTGTCTTCCTTCGGGAAGATTGATAACCGCCCTTTTTGTTTCGAGTTTGGCGTCTCTACGCTTCGGGAAAAGCGTGGCTGCAATATAGATTGAGTCTTGTGAGATGATCTCGGCCAAGTCATCCCCTTTTTGCACTTCCTGACCGACAGAGACCTTTCGGTTGATGAACACACCCCCATGCATGGCGTGAATGTGAGTGGCCTCCTGCAACTGTTGAATCGCCTGCTTGACGGATTCCATTTCGGCCTTAAGGCGGGCCAGGGCGTCTTCGGCCACTGTAAGTTCCTCACGTTTCGCGAATTTCCGCGAGACAGCCTCGCGCTTGACTCTCACCATTTGCTCCGCAAGTGTAATGCGCTCTCGCAAAGTGGCTGATTGGTTCTGGAGAACCTCCAGCCGACTATCGACCAACGGCCCCCCAATCGTAAACAGGAGGTCGCCTTTTGCCACGGGAACCCCATCCCTGGCGGCTATGGAAACGATTCTCCCTGTCTCCATGGCAATGACCCTCGTTCTATTCCTGCTTTTCACCTTTCCAAACCAGCGGAGGGTCTCGGCAAATGCTCTTCGCTCAGGAGGGGCATTTCTGATGATGTCTCGGCGCGGGAGGTTGCCCGTGGCAGGATCTTTTGCGTCGACCAGCTCTTTGTGCAACAGAGACGGGCCGACGATCACAAGAGCAGCAACAATAAGAAATACAACGATTATTGTACGTTTCATTTGGGCATCTCCATTCGGGTCGTCTGTCCGGGCTTCTGTATCGTATGCCCTGCCTTACTCACGAGACCGTATCGCCCGGAAGCGATCTCAAGCGCAATACCAAGCTCAATCATCCTTTGTTCCAGTTCAATTCGTTGGACTTGCTTGTCATAGAAGGCACTCACCGCCTTGTAGTATGAAAAAATATCAACCTGCCCGGCATCT
The Dissulfurirhabdus thermomarina DNA segment above includes these coding regions:
- a CDS encoding efflux RND transporter periplasmic adaptor subunit; this encodes MKRTIIVVFLIVAALVIVGPSLLHKELVDAKDPATGNLPRRDIIRNAPPERRAFAETLRWFGKVKSRNRTRVIAMETGRIVSIAARDGVPVAKGDLLFTIGGPLVDSRLEVLQNQSATLRERITLAEQMVRVKREAVSRKFAKREELTVAEDALARLKAEMESVKQAIQQLQEATHIHAMHGGVFINRKVSVGQEVQKGDDLAEIISQDSIYIAATLFPKRRDAKLETKRAVINLPEGRQIQGTVTTVLPQRTAEGATVVWIEGPDLDSALSPGQTVAGTIILSEHEKALAVPQDAIVRDDEERAYVFIKGSSGYRRQPVKTGIIAGGWVEIVSGVKAEDEVVVQGAYELFYQDFNKTYKVAD